A genomic window from Hyalangium gracile includes:
- a CDS encoding carboxymuconolactone decarboxylase family protein — MKKVEAVLENHHTAPISEAEKALFTYIEKVNLAPARIRQEDVDALKAVGWSDEAIYDAVNVCALFNFYNRWIDANGVGHHSAEIYARNGVRLAQSGYVDAPAAKPG, encoded by the coding sequence GTGAAGAAGGTCGAAGCCGTCCTCGAGAACCACCACACGGCCCCCATCTCCGAGGCCGAGAAGGCTCTGTTCACCTATATCGAGAAGGTCAACCTGGCCCCCGCGAGGATCCGCCAGGAGGACGTGGATGCCCTCAAGGCCGTGGGCTGGTCGGACGAGGCCATCTACGACGCCGTCAACGTCTGCGCGCTCTTCAACTTCTACAACCGCTGGATCGACGCCAACGGCGTGGGCCACCACTCCGCCGAGATCTATGCCCGCAACGGCGTGCGGCTGGCCCAGAGCGGCTACGTCGACGCTCCCGCGGCAAAGCCGGGCTGA
- a CDS encoding carboxymuconolactone decarboxylase family protein produces MRSSDREIIIMDPMFLKDVEAHQGVGHYSSLIQRCRETGRPFPRIWHLFAFKPQVTDPLSALTEGIMRGPSPLPAGMRELIAAFTSRGNHCLF; encoded by the coding sequence ATGCGCTCTTCTGATCGGGAGATCATCATCATGGACCCGATGTTCCTGAAGGACGTCGAGGCGCATCAAGGCGTCGGCCACTACTCCTCGCTCATCCAGCGGTGCCGCGAGACGGGCAGGCCCTTCCCTCGCATCTGGCACCTGTTCGCGTTCAAGCCGCAGGTGACCGACCCGCTGTCCGCCCTCACCGAGGGTATCATGCGCGGCCCTTCTCCCCTGCCCGCGGGGATGCGCGAGCTGATCGCCGCCTTCACCTCCCGCGGCAATCACTGCTTGTTTTGA